The following proteins come from a genomic window of Erpetoichthys calabaricus chromosome 18, fErpCal1.3, whole genome shotgun sequence:
- the hrh1 gene encoding histamine H1 receptor isoform X1: MCIAGLISELCTSCIPLISSLLDAPYNMAATTSQDFYPNSTFKPETKDGRLNYALLGLILGSVALLTIVMNILVLYAVKKERTLHTVGNLYIVSLSVADLMVGATVMPLNIVYLLEKEWRLGQPLCQFWLVMDYVASTASIFSLFILCIDRYRSVRYPLRYLKYRTRARASAMISTAWLISMTWMIPILGWRTFANVELAPERELKCDTDFRFVTWFKVLTAVLNFYVPSLMMLWFYAQIYLAVRKHFKQRENISETGFKMLPWQKHKCKERPAPDLLEKYSLEQFLYTRTLDEDLLQQTQENNKEMTYHQSPQAGSASELGEPEEGGNDEGILKQGEMDNGVPCLQANGKNIKQSWQRFCSSSKQYLQSLHMRKERKAAKQLGFIMAGFMLCWIPYFVTFMVMAFCKTCVHHDLHMFTIWLGYINSTLNPFIYPLCNENFKRTFKSVLHLPF, from the exons ATGTGTATTGCAG GGCTCATCTCTGAACTGTGTACCTCATGCATTCCCTTGATTTCATCCCTTTTAGATGCTCCATACAACATGGCAGCCACTACAAGCCAGGATTTTTATCCTAACAGCACCTTCAAACCTGAGACTAAGGATGGCAGATTAAATTATGCCCTGCTTGGCCTGATCCTTGGTTCTGTCGCTTTGCTAACAATTGTCATGAATATCCTGGTGCTTTATGCTGTCAAGAAGGAGAGGACCCTGCATACTGTAGGCAACCTATACATTGTCAGTCTGTCTGTTGCAGATCTAATGGTAGGTGCCACAGTTATGCCTCTAAACATTGTCTACCTACTGGAAAAAGAGTGGAGGCTTGGGCAGCCACTATGTCAGTTCTGGCTAGTGATGGACTATGTGGCCAGCACAGCCTCAATTTTCAGCCTTTTCATCTTGTGCATAGACCGATATCGGTCAGTGCGGTACCCTCTCAGATACTTAAAATATCGCACCCGAGCCAGAGCAAGTGCCATGATTTCAACAGCCTGGCTGATCTCAATGACCTGGATGATTCCTATCTTGGGTTGGCGCACCTTTGCAAATGTAGAGCTAGCTCCTGAAAGGGAGCTAAAATGTGACACAGACTTTAGATTTGTTACCTGGTTTAAGGTGCTCACGGCTGTGCTAAACTTCTATGTGCCTTCACTAATGATGTTGTGGTTCTATGCTCAGATATATTTGGCAGTGAGAAAGCATTTCAAGCAGAGAGAGAACATCAGTGAAACTGGCTTTAAAATGCTTCCTTGGCAAAAACACAAGTGTAAGGAGAGACCAGCTCCAGATTTGCTGGAAAAATATAGTCTGGAGCAGTTCTTGTATACCAGGACACTGGATGAGGACCTTTTGCAGCAGACACAAGAGAACAACAAGGAGATGACTTACCACCAGAGCCCCCAAGCTGGGTCAGCTTCTGAGCTGGGTGAGCCAGAGGAAGGTGGTAATGATGAGGGCATCCTGAAGCAGGGTGAGATGGATAATGGTGTGCCCTGTCTACAAGCCAATGGAAAGAATATAAAGCAATCTTGGCAGAGATTTTGCTCAAGTTCCAAGCAGTACCTGCAGAGCTTACATATGCGCAAGGAGCGGAAAGCTGCCAAGCAGCTTGGCTTCATCATGGCTGGCTTCATGCTGTGCTGGATTCCTTATTTTGTCACCTTTATGGTAATGGCCTTTTGTAAGACATGCGTTCACCATGACCTACACATGTTCACCATTTGGCTTGGATACATCAATTCAACATTAAATCCATTTATCTATCCTCTTTGCaatgaaaatttcaaaagaactTTTAAAAGTGTCCTTCACCTTCCATTCTAA
- the hrh1 gene encoding histamine H1 receptor isoform X2 → MAATTSQDFYPNSTFKPETKDGRLNYALLGLILGSVALLTIVMNILVLYAVKKERTLHTVGNLYIVSLSVADLMVGATVMPLNIVYLLEKEWRLGQPLCQFWLVMDYVASTASIFSLFILCIDRYRSVRYPLRYLKYRTRARASAMISTAWLISMTWMIPILGWRTFANVELAPERELKCDTDFRFVTWFKVLTAVLNFYVPSLMMLWFYAQIYLAVRKHFKQRENISETGFKMLPWQKHKCKERPAPDLLEKYSLEQFLYTRTLDEDLLQQTQENNKEMTYHQSPQAGSASELGEPEEGGNDEGILKQGEMDNGVPCLQANGKNIKQSWQRFCSSSKQYLQSLHMRKERKAAKQLGFIMAGFMLCWIPYFVTFMVMAFCKTCVHHDLHMFTIWLGYINSTLNPFIYPLCNENFKRTFKSVLHLPF, encoded by the coding sequence ATGGCAGCCACTACAAGCCAGGATTTTTATCCTAACAGCACCTTCAAACCTGAGACTAAGGATGGCAGATTAAATTATGCCCTGCTTGGCCTGATCCTTGGTTCTGTCGCTTTGCTAACAATTGTCATGAATATCCTGGTGCTTTATGCTGTCAAGAAGGAGAGGACCCTGCATACTGTAGGCAACCTATACATTGTCAGTCTGTCTGTTGCAGATCTAATGGTAGGTGCCACAGTTATGCCTCTAAACATTGTCTACCTACTGGAAAAAGAGTGGAGGCTTGGGCAGCCACTATGTCAGTTCTGGCTAGTGATGGACTATGTGGCCAGCACAGCCTCAATTTTCAGCCTTTTCATCTTGTGCATAGACCGATATCGGTCAGTGCGGTACCCTCTCAGATACTTAAAATATCGCACCCGAGCCAGAGCAAGTGCCATGATTTCAACAGCCTGGCTGATCTCAATGACCTGGATGATTCCTATCTTGGGTTGGCGCACCTTTGCAAATGTAGAGCTAGCTCCTGAAAGGGAGCTAAAATGTGACACAGACTTTAGATTTGTTACCTGGTTTAAGGTGCTCACGGCTGTGCTAAACTTCTATGTGCCTTCACTAATGATGTTGTGGTTCTATGCTCAGATATATTTGGCAGTGAGAAAGCATTTCAAGCAGAGAGAGAACATCAGTGAAACTGGCTTTAAAATGCTTCCTTGGCAAAAACACAAGTGTAAGGAGAGACCAGCTCCAGATTTGCTGGAAAAATATAGTCTGGAGCAGTTCTTGTATACCAGGACACTGGATGAGGACCTTTTGCAGCAGACACAAGAGAACAACAAGGAGATGACTTACCACCAGAGCCCCCAAGCTGGGTCAGCTTCTGAGCTGGGTGAGCCAGAGGAAGGTGGTAATGATGAGGGCATCCTGAAGCAGGGTGAGATGGATAATGGTGTGCCCTGTCTACAAGCCAATGGAAAGAATATAAAGCAATCTTGGCAGAGATTTTGCTCAAGTTCCAAGCAGTACCTGCAGAGCTTACATATGCGCAAGGAGCGGAAAGCTGCCAAGCAGCTTGGCTTCATCATGGCTGGCTTCATGCTGTGCTGGATTCCTTATTTTGTCACCTTTATGGTAATGGCCTTTTGTAAGACATGCGTTCACCATGACCTACACATGTTCACCATTTGGCTTGGATACATCAATTCAACATTAAATCCATTTATCTATCCTCTTTGCaatgaaaatttcaaaagaactTTTAAAAGTGTCCTTCACCTTCCATTCTAA